The following is a genomic window from Branchiostoma lanceolatum isolate klBraLanc5 chromosome 10, klBraLanc5.hap2, whole genome shotgun sequence.
GTGACAATGCTGCCCTGGCTCCCATCATCGACAACCTCCAGAGTGTGAACGATTCAGGTGGGCAGAAAACCTGCATACACGATGATTGTTTAACCTATAGATCTGGTTATTGAAGTTAATTGTAACTGgctaaaacaagagttcggagacctcatatctccatgaactattctaattatgcaaatgacttccacatttacataatctgttcaaggtcatgtacacctttaactgacaTGTCGTAATATGGACTATCCAATGATCTACCGCTTAGATAAAGTATGGCGCttgtgcattaattatgcaaattaggaatctatttggTATCATCGTTGCCATGTCTTCGCTATTGGCCAATGGATGAGTTTGTAATACTGTGCAAAACTTTTGATCAAAACCGACGTTTaagattgtttgttttttctttgtgcAGGTGACTCGTACACTTTCACTTCGGAATTTACCCTGGACTCTATTCTGCCCTCGAGTAAGACCAACTTCTACCGCTACAAGGGCAGCCTGACTACCCCTACTTGTGACGAGGTAGTGGTATGGACCGTCTTCCATGACACCATCAAAATCTCACGAAGTCAGGTAAATACTAAAGccccttagcctctaccagaccccgcggatggctggaaaaatagtagaaattggccaaatagagtgaatagtatgctaaggtagtcggctacggagagagggtccaatatgccatccacaaGATCTACAGGTctaaaactgtaacttctatagcggactaacttctctggcatgttttccctctatttggccaattcctacgatttttccagcgacctgttagcctggtagaggctaaaagcccctatctcactagacccgcggcactctggcggcgtcgctgcgtcctaaactggatttgtgctacccttgCAATTGAcgttatgatgggaatatcatgcgaAACGTGCAAGTATGACAACAAAGTACACAAAGGATCACAAAGCGTTTTTTttaatcgatgaaattcgttgggaGTTCTGACAATCATCGTCcggtcgcagcgacgccgccagcgtgccgcgggttcagtgagaggggggcttatcCGATTATTTGAAAATCTCGAGAGTGATATGCGATCTCACAGCTAGCGTAACAGGCGTATGTACGATAAAAGCATGGAACGTCAATATCTATCTATTATTGAACTACTGTTGTTTTCCGTACAGCTGACTTCCCTGGTCAGCGGCGCCTACTTCACCGCAGAGTCTGGCCAAGCGGCGGCAGTGATGGCCAACAACTACCGCCCAGTTCAGTCACTCAACGGACGGGCCGTATCCAGCTCCTTCGACGCTTCGGCCTCCTTGCGGATCCTGCCGGCATGGCAGCTCCTTGTCGCAGCCGTCACTTGTGCCGTGGCCGCTGCTCGCAGGCAGTAATAAATGTTCTCAGTAATAAATTGCTGCTCCAATAAGGATGAATTCAACGAAATGACTAGTACTGTGTAACGTACcttgatttgttgtttgtatttttcataCTTTGCAGAGGTTTTCGCTCTCATTGTATTATGAGACGTTTTGAGCTAATACAAGTACTAAATTTTATATACCGGCATTTCAGTATGGTCTACCTTCCTCGTTTCTCTAGAATCATGTGGTGTATAACTTTCAATCGTGTTTTGAATGCAATGTTTTGCGGAAAGTTGGGTACACTAAGAATGCAGCTACGGAATGTATACAACCTGCATTTTAAGTGAGCGCACGTGTTGTAACCTTTAGGAGATATACTATACTATATCAAGTATTCAACTTCATGACTTTTAAGTCTGTTACCGGTTTGTTGTTTGGATAAAAAGGACTACAAATAAAGGTATATTACCTGAAGTAAATTTGTCCAGTTATTTATCATGTTATCCAGGCACACGTTTAAGGAACTTCAGAAGAGCACAATCATTATCACATatccagatggcgtcgaccaatcagaagtcccCATTCCTTATCGGTTAGTAAAGTCGCCTAGTCATAGAAGCGCCACAAGTACTGAATAATAAATCTCAAGACGTGTTCAGTTTTTGCTGTAACCGACTCGTTCTATTATGTGGGGGAAGATAACACCTTGGTCACATCATAATAAGACAAACTTACACCTGGACAGCAatagatatgatataaaagttGACATTTATTGATCTCACAGTATAAACACTACTATCTTAAGGGTAATACATGTGTATGAGATACAAATGAGAGTCCCAACATCTAGGTACATGGAATACATTACAATgacttcatttttctttcaactAGTACATAAGGGTTACAGAAAAGGCCAGGGCAACCTCTTGTTGCATATTACAAAAAAGGCACCCAGGCTTTACATGTTATTTACACCAGGTTACACAAGATGTAGTGATCAGAGTgtaaaagctacatgtacattttgccaTCCATTCAAATACTGTGCATGTTCTCACTGAGCAGTTTCGTAATGTATGGAATCCACTGTGATAATATTTATAGTTTGTGAGTAGTGAAACTGTTGCCTTTTCAATAACATTGCAATGCTTTGATAAAATCATGACATTGACAACTGCAAGGTTAATTGCACACCTTGGTGACTCTGTGTTTGTTAATCATATTCTGACCCCCAAGATTGCAAAATACTTAACACGGAACAGAAACTGCATGTTGACAAAATTGAGGAGAAAGACGTTTAACTATTGCACACTTGGGTTGTAACAGTTTTTACAATCAAACTTTATCTATTGTCTAAAAACGTATGAAATATTCCTAGTCCAGGTAGTGTTCTTAGATGGCTTACTGGTGGCGTAAATAACAGAGTTGAGTAACCAAATATGAACCATCTAACAATGAGTGCACTGAAAACGAAACGTTTGATGTTGTATGTCAATTACTTTTTTAACATAAATTCATGTATAACACAAGGGGTCAATCTTGATATAACTGTTGTCAGCACATAGTAGCTCATCAGTATTTTCAGTATACAGTATGCTCATTCTTATCCTATCTGCTTGCTGCATTTCCTTAACGGACGTTAACGTACACAGTATCCAAGCAGAATCTTGTGACAAATCATGTTTATACTACATATActtgctacaaaaaaacaacacaattgCATTCCGTAATCTAATGTAATTTTAACAATAATCAGGTCAAAGAAATCTAAACATTCTAAATGCCTGATCAATTTCAGTTTTGACACTCTCATATCAACTTCTGCTCCACATAATTTGTCTTGACAGTTATCTAATGAAGCtctaaatcaaatcaaattacaaAGTTCTGTTTAATTGATGAGGTAAGTTTTTGAACAAATGTGACACACCCTTCCAGGACCCATGAAACAGTTACCTACGTCGACCGTGCCTATCACGTGAGTGGCTACTGTGTTTGGCTGCTTTATTCCTCTCCCTTGAGCGGGACCTAGAGGGATGCCTTGGTCTCTCTTTGTGGTAGTGTTTCCTACTGTACCTATCTGGAGACCTACTGTGAGACCTGCTTCTACTACGGCTTCTACTGCGGGAGATGGGAGATCTTGTTCGGCGCCGTTTATGGGCGTGGGAACGCTTCCCGCTGAGGGCCCGTTTGTGCCTGTCGTGGGACCGGCGCTCCCTGTTGCGATCTCGGGGCGGGGAGAGCCTGGCGTGGTGGCCGTTGCGTGTCGGTGAGCGGCTACGACTGCGGCTCCCACTGTCGCTCCTGCTGCGGCTGCTGCTACGAGAGGACCCCGACTGACTGCGGGCCTTTCGGCGCGGAGACCGAGATCGACTTCTGCTGCTGCGAGATCGACTTCTGTCCCGACCCCCTCGATTCTCCTTGTGGCTGCAGAAGGATTGATAATGAATCATGAACAATTTTTTCTACATGACACTATTAACATGATTAGTCATATGTACTTGTAATTTAGCAGCAACAAGCCCTAATTAGCTTAGCTGTTGGAgcacaattactgtaaatgcagaaatgttcgtggtggttttaggtttgcagttttcgctgtgaactcttcagctcgaacttaaaaccagcgcgaaattttttgcccaccaatgactgtagcactactattgtttcaaacgcatacactccatttcctccataccgcgaaataaaaaccacgcaaacttaaatgcatttacagttactgatGCCTCAATATCCACTTAAACACTATTCATTTTCACCATTAGCTTGCATAATGTGTACTTGATCCATATCTATGTTTATGTTCATTAAGAAAACTCCATTAGTGAAACAGCATGTGTACACTAATCTTTGTTTGTGACAGCCTTGTGTAGTGTGAATATGTGGATTCAATTTTCTGCAATTGTTTGAAGATACATTTTGACTGATTCTCATTTATAATTTCTTGTAATGCACAAACAGACTAGTACAAAGTCTTGCTTGTCAATCccattgtggcctacattttcaAAGACTTTCTAGCAGGATTTAGTAATACAACTAGACTGTACCTGTGAGCACTTCCTGAACTGGCACCATCCTCTCTTTTCACTTTCTTGTCAGAGCTGGCATCTCGGACAGGGGAGGGTTTGGCACTGAGGGTTTTAGGTgaagctgaaaaaaaaaaacaatactggTTACCAAAGTGCTAAATTGCACACTGTCAACATAAAAGAACAGCATTCTGTTGACTAGACCATAGGATACATTCCTCTTCATGAGAAAGGTGTCTTAAGTCTAGCATCACACAGCCCTGACAAGAAATCGTTATTTTCTTATACCTAAGTTACAGAACATTTCTAGGAAGTTAAGATCCTCCAGACAGGACTTTTCACAGATGATTTTTCAGTGTAAATACATGAAGATTTCAGTACCTTCCCCTGCTCATTTCGAATAGGTAaagataaagcagtcatcctcaactgaggagAGGCATGATGCTtcttcaagtagctagtggtagtacaATGTGGCCTCACCACAGCTCaggtttttggccaagcacactgggtcacccctactcttctcgaaaagtgtgttgggttcttttacgtgcagaggttttgATGCATGAgtcttatgcccgaagctccctcatacacggggctgccggctttacgtcaccatctgaaatgcaAATctaatcccttacaacatgtccgagcaggagtcgaccctaggattgaacttgggccccaggatccacggaatttgatccagatggcaaagcagcgggATTGCGTTACCACTTGCGTCACGGGGACATCATTACATCTGTACTCACTTGGTCGTGATGATGGTGAGGAGTTTCCTGTGGTGCTGTCCACTGGCCGTCCCTGGTCGTCCAGCAGACCACGGGCACGCAGCTTTGCCTCCTGGAGCACTTTCCTCCTCTTCTCTACCTCCTTGTCCAGGTCTTCATAATTCTTCTACAGGGAAAAAGGCATCAAGTCTTCTCAACATCTTCATCTAAGCTAAGGTCAACACACTGTAAATCCGTTTAATATTGCTATTGGTAATtttagtggggggggggggggaaatggAGTACTTCATGGCATTTAAtttcaacggtgggaacaaacatcagtgTCTCAAATGTTACTGATCaattgcgatgatgaaattttagtagTTGACTAGTTACCGTTTTAGCAGCTTAAATTAGGTTACCGTTaataaatcaagaattacagcatCTGATACAAATTCTTTTTTACTTAAAAGGCTATAAGGCTAACCCTATCAAAGTGTTAACCATTTAGCTCGCTACAGATAACTTAACTTCCACACTGGCACAGAGCGTAATGCAAAAAGGAACCTGAATAAGCACTACAGGGTAAATAAAAGCTAACAGTAAACATAATGAAGCATGTTGAAGCTACCTTGTCCCTGGCGTATATCTTGAGTATCATGAGGCTGATCTCCTGCACTTCCTCTTCGGATGCTCCAAACAGCTCGTACCAGTGGCAGGGACAGTGTGCTCGGTTAGGCAGCGGCACCTTCAGCTGACGCGCCGCCAGGAAGATACACGCACACGCTATCGTCTCCGGGCTGAACCGCACAAACACGTCCGTTCGCAGACTGTCGTTCATGAAGTTCCTTAAGAAGAGAacagataaaataaaaattttacTTTTCTCCAACCAGAGCAGCTTTTGAAAAGTTACAGACTACCGTGAAGTGTTTTTAAGCTAAATGTaactgttccaacatgttaagTACATTCATGAAGTTGTTTGCTAGTTTGTGTCTACGattgacaacattgtatagTCTATTGGACCTcctgttgatattttctaccattgacaacattgtatagcctataaccttcctgtagtttgtattAGTTAAATGCGAGTAGCCAGTGGAattttgccgtacattgtacctgttacaatcgttgtgcaataaactttgacttgacttggaaTATAACTTATAAGGTATGAAAGACATCCAAAATAAGAACTATTAGTACTGCCTGTAAgttaacaaaaaaaactttgggCTGGGGTGGACAACACTGGATTGCCCCTTAAACCTTAACACTGTCCAGTGGTATGTTGATTATGACTTATAGCTGGTTAATGCCCTTCTGTCTATGCTGCCTTCATACTCACCATGCAGTCTGCACCAGCTTCCTGTTCTTCTCACAGTCCAACACTTGAAGATACATGACAATCAGCTGCAGGGAAACAGAGTATCAGATATACATGTTTGTTGTTGCTTCCAAGTCAGAGCTGTGCAATACATTTTTCtcatatcataatcatacataATCCTGGGCTTGTACTTATTGGTGAGAGCTAGGTCAAGCTAGAAAACAACAGTGAAAATTATCATggaaattcattcatttgttcaattATTCTCCTTGGGAGAtttacaaaaacgcccctgcagttcaagaGCAGACTgcgagggggcccaaacctacacaactttttccttacatcacaagctatctgccaccaaaaaatcaagaccatagcatgtccaggtcaaaaacTGGATTAAAGTCTCAGGTAAGTTTGGTGCATGAGCAGTCACGATGGACCATGCATTGCGCTTTATCACAGTGCTTATAAGAGGTTCATACTAAAGTTGTTTGGTTTGGGACCAACCTTGTGCGGATGCTTGACATGCACACAGAAGCCCAGTTCCTTCAGCACCCTCCGCTCAGCCTTAATGACCTGGTTCTTGGTGTTGATGTAGTTCTGGTCCAATATAAGTGGCTGTGCAGGCctgaaacacacagacagaccacgCCATGTAACACAGCCTACCTAAACTCCACAACCTTTTCTCTCACTCAATATAACATAGTCCTAGTGCCAACAGGGCTCAGAAATCTAAGGCTTTCAGGTATAGATGCCCCTTGCACAAAGTTGAATTTAACCTTGATTAAATTTCTTAAGTTGATCCGAGCCCTTTTTGTGTGACTCACATTATAGCACAGTCCAAAAAATAAGCAAATAATAAACAAATGCTCAATTATATGCTATGTTTAAAAAGTCATCCTTGTCACCGTTTACGGGACACTTAAAAAGACATCTTTAAGGCAAAAACAACCGAAGGCCTGACTTATGAGCCCTACTTGGCTTTGTGCCACAAAACCAGTCAGAAACAGCTTGTATCCTTTTGCTATAACTTTTCCCCCAGGGAATTTCAAATTTCTCGAGTTCATTGAACAAACACAATCCCAACTTTCCACGGTTGGATCTTTGTAAAAATGGCTGTTGACTGAGCCAACCATCTCTTTTGAAGAAAAACTACAGATAAAACAGATAAGACTGGGAACAGAATGCGCACCTGACTACAACTGACACTATGTCAGCCATGCTGTTGCCTGCTTTATCATTTGGGGGTAAACCATGGAAGAATAAAGGGGGAATTGTCGGCATAACACTGCTATGAAAGAACAGTTCATCTCTAATATAACACTTTTGGTCAGGATCCAACACAACTGCCAGAGCAAGCCCTCATGAACAAAAGCTTCAGACCACTGTGAAATTTGAGCcggtttataaaaaaaaaagacaatttcttcttctttcatggTTTGCCCTGTTACAAATACATATTGTAATTTCATGTTACAGAAATCAGAATAAGTGAAGGACCGCTGGCTGAAGGTCTGGAATTCTTTTCCTGCAATATTCCAGGTTTGGACCAATATCCTTTTCTGAAAATCTAATTGTTACACTAAGGTGGAAGGTCCACTGACAAGAAAAAATTCAATGGTAGAAACCTACAGAGCACAAACATCAATAACTTCCTGATCATGTTTGAAAATCTATACTATTCATAATCTctaaacgtgtatttccctttaATGTGAGCTGTAAGTTCTGCAACATGGAGATCCCAACTCTTGTTCAAGTGTACCTTATGCAAAGCAAGGGCATTTCTTGGCCAATTGCCTCTTGACATTTAAGATCTGTCAATTCTagtgaaagctataaatttcttTTCAATCTGCCATTGAAGACTCTTGATAAATGCAGCATCCTTTCTGGATGTTTGAAAGAAcattacaaaagaaaaatattgcCATGTAGGAGGTATGTGTGTTTGGGTGGTGAGGATGTGCTGGTTAAGAAAGCTGCAATATAGTAATTCAGGCAAGGACTGTTTTTTCAGGCTAGCCAAAATACAGGAACCTAGCAATGGCAAACATGTCCCTGCACTTCAAATTCTTTCAATGCAAACCCATTGCATGATGAAGAACAACAAAATAATATTCTAGGAATTCAAATAATGGCTGTGGGGTAGTTTTCAGAACATTGGTCAGTATGGGCGATAGTCAACATTGTGACTAACGTATTTGTCAACAGTGAGACCACCTCCCATCCCTACCGAATTCCTGGAACAGTGGAATTCATCCATGCAATAGTAGTAATGTTAAATCATACTATTCATAGTGAAGGTGGGCATTTCCCTAGTTTTGCCACTGCTTTCATTTTCACTGGTATGAAAGTAGCCAGGTCCTACATCATAGAACACTCATGGTTACTCAAATACCACTCAGACCAACTATTCACAAGGATACACTGTCATACACACCCATAACCTTCTTGTTTAAGGAAAAATACGACGTCATGTATATTAAGGTGTGATTCCTTTTGTGAAGTACTTTTATaatacatatttttcaacacaaatgGTGGCATAAAGGATTTCGACAAGGATTGAATTTGCAGGCTACATGCATCAGACTGACATCAAACATTCATCCATGACTTAACCAGTAACATGTGATTGCTGTTTCACCATATCAAAGGACATACAGACAACAAAGAACATACAGACTACAAAAACAATACACTTTCACTTTTAAGAAAGAGAGAGTGTTATGGTCAGTGTTGAATTTCTTGACCATTCATGCTTTTTTTGAGGTAGTGGTTAGCACAGAACTGTCTTATGTACTTTCAAGACAGGTGTGTTTAATTACATTACTCAGAGAAAATAGTGTAGTACTTCAGAGATATACCACAGTTACAATCTTTCTTCTCCAACATCATGTTTGGTTTCCTTACCTTGATTCTTAAAAATGCAAATTCTGTTTAACCCTTTCCCTGCTTTAGGTCACCTTTCAGCAAAtactttgtacaatgtattggtTGAATGGTGAGGTAGCAGGGAAAGGGTTAATACTGAAGTTCAACTCATCCATTTtcccatattgacaaatatgcCTTCAATAAAGGAGCACATACAGATCATCAGCTTTCTTAAGCTTTGCTACACTTACTTAGATTGAACAACCaaaaaaggaaactgaagtCACTTACCTGCAATTGGCGGCAATGGTCACTGTTGCATTATGATTAAAAGCACATGAAAAGGATACGACATTTCTTCCATATCTTCTCACTTGTAGTTAATTTTTCCTCTGTCTCTCCGATCTCTTGTAATGGTCTTAGCCTTTTTTTAACCAATACACATTTCTCATTACTCAGCCACAAGAAAGCCATGTTTGCAGACTTTCCACATGTTTTAGCACATATGCAAtagaaagcaattttttttgGATAATTCACTTAATTCAAAGTCAAAATCAGTATGGCTTTCGAGTGCGAGAGCACTAACACAACTGAACTGACACATTCCTTTGTCAAGCCACCTTTGACGGAAGGTTGCATCCAGTAGTGTTTTTTGGCACCAACCCTGTATAGATACAAACACAGCCTACCACATTACAGCATTAAAAACTTACTTCTTAAAAATCACGACAGAAACAAGTCTGTAACCTTAACACTATTGTACGCATTACCAACAGGCACATACTCTGTTCCCAGTATCATCATGACCACAACTGGCCAGAAAATGACCAAACACAGCTAGTAAGGTATTGAAAACCAGGTGAATTAGGAAAGTGAAGATGCATTGAACGAAGGGAAACTTGTGAATGCTGGGCGCCACAGGATGTGGTACGAATGGTTTACGAAAGGAAAAGTGGTTGGCCGTGACATTTTGGGGCCTCCCTCCTCTTGATGGATACAAACCGTACGGTTCAGAGCGGGTGATTTCACCCTCCTGGCACCGACCCTCACGGCCTTAGGCGAACCCAACAGGAGCAGGAGCCCTGGTGGTCGCTAGGCAACCGGAGCAGTCGCCCAGTAACCATGGGTGGTCGCTAGGAGCCGTACGTGGTCGCTGAAAGGTTTGGTGGCAAAGGGGAGAAAATTGCAAGTTAATAAGTGAGCAAACCAGGCATGCACTCATTCTACAGCCATACAGTAAACCTGACTCTTTTGGTAGGATTTCGGAACGAATTATCTCTTCCTAAAGCACACCACATTCTTCTTCCACCCACTCTTTcaaacttttcaattttaacCCATTTTCAACTTCCCCTTGGTGCCCCCTTAGCGCAATCATCTCTACATCTAAATGTTCCTATCCACAACACTTTTACAACACAGGCATCCTTGTGAAAATCAGGCCCGCTTTAGCACACCGACACACATACAGACTGCAACAAAGGCTGGTAACACGTAAATTGTTAAGTCTCTTGTTTAATTACCCAAGTAACCAAACAAGTTTATATAATGGACAATACCAATATCAGTTCCTCCCCTGATCCCACTCACAGTGGAATTGATTTTTCATGTCTttccaaaaaaatatttcccatccattttttttcaaacgcaTGTACAACACAGTCTAATTTCTCAATGTGATCACATCAATGAGATTCTAAATGTTTTGGGAACACATTATTACATTTAAACAACCTGAGATCATCTTGACCAAGGGGACGACTTTTGGCCTCAGTTGCCAAGAATAATAGAAAGTTCACAATCAATTTTCTGTCAACAATTTTGACATGAAGCAACAAAGCTTCTAAGCACTTTGATTTGTGCAAAAACTGTGAGGAAAATAAAACGGTCTTCCTGCCAATGGCAACATTCTTGCACATTCAGTGTCCTTCAAAACCAAATTTTGCGGAGTTTGATTCTGTGAcacatttcgtgcagtggacaCACTTCCACAATGAGAGGGTCATGAAAAGCCGTAAGAATGATGCTTACCTGTTGTTTCTGCGCTGGCGGATGTGGTGGAACACGTTGATTGTGTCCCGAATTCGCCGCGGCGCTTCCTCGATCTTCGAGGCTAAATACACACAAGCCATTGCTACGATCTGATGGCATAAGAGAAGGAAGATGGGGGAATTAGTCAACTGTGCCATGTTTCTTACACACAATTCCGACAGCAATGCCGATACACCCTGCTCAACTGTCAAGAAAAGAGGAATTAATGCTGCATAAAAACAAGTAGCAAAAGTGGCCTGTGACCTGCCAAGCTGAAGCCGCGAACAGGTTCCCACGTAGTCAATCAATGTAGTCTGCCCAAAACATTAGTCTCAAATAGTTGCTTTTCTACACAttactaaaagtaaaacataattTTAGTTGAGATGCTTACCTCCATATTGTGCTTGACTAATGACTTGGAGTAGAAAAATCGCTGAAACAGGACCTGTCCAGTCGCCATGGCCGTCTGTAACAACAGTAGTGGACCACAAAATCACTCCATGTGGCCCTAATTTTGGGTGAACACATGAATCATTATCTTACCTAACCGTTGTATGCATACTGTAACTGTAAGAgcggggtgggaggggggcagtgttgAATGGCATAAAATTTAGTTACGTAACTGCCTCTAAAACAACTACTAGCTGGAAAACAAAACCGAAAATCTACTGAGAAATTTGTCTTCAATTGTGTACTTATCTAGTGTTGGATGTGATTGTAATGTGTATGTAGACTGTGATTTTCAAGATGTCGGGCTCAGTGAAACAAAAGCATGCTGGGGGGTCGACATGCTAAATTAATGGCAAATGCCGTCAGACGATTTTCACGCAAAGAACTCCTACGGCAGAAACCTTCATAAATACATATTCAACCGAAACTTCACCTCCTCTAGAATCTTAAACTATCCAAGGAGCAAATCTGAGGTGAATGTGGCGTGAAAACGCAGTGAGGAACGTAACACGGTGATTTTTCTAAGAGGAAATTCGGACAacagaaacaaagatggcgaacCTGTGGCAAGCGGAGGAGGACGCCAGCGGTCTGGATATACTCGCACCCGAGGATCCGTAAGTCCACTTCGGTCTCATGTTCGAGCCCATCGTTTACAGAAGGGGTCGCATCGAGCCTTTCAGTCGGGAGAAGGCAATTTTCTAGGGTGATAACCACCCCAGAAAATTCCTTATCCCCGATCTTGAAAGGTGCGTTCGCCATTTTGAGAACGTAGGGCGGACGATCAGGAGATTCGCTTCAGTCTGAGAAAATATCATGCCGCGAAACAAAGTAGTCCTAAACACGATTCCAACTCCTACGGCATTCAGAATTCATTCGTCAAAATATAAAATCTGGAATTATTAAATTGATATTGGATCTTAATATTTTACGTACTATTGGCGTTTTTCGGTTTGTTCTGGCCA
Proteins encoded in this region:
- the LOC136443455 gene encoding cyclin-L1-like isoform X2, encoding MATGQVLFQRFFYSKSLVKHNMEIVAMACVYLASKIEEAPRRIRDTINVFHHIRQRRNNRPAQPLILDQNYINTKNQVIKAERRVLKELGFCVHVKHPHKLIVMYLQVLDCEKNRKLVQTAWNFMNDSLRTDVFVRFSPETIACACIFLAARQLKVPLPNRAHCPCHWYELFGASEEEVQEISLMILKIYARDKKNYEDLDKEVEKRRKVLQEAKLRARGLLDDQGRPVDSTTGNSSPSSRPTSPKTLSAKPSPVRDASSDKKVKREDGASSGSAHSHKENRGGRDRSRSRSSRSRSRSPRRKARSQSGSSRSSSRSRSDSGSRSRSRSPTRNGHHARLSPPRDRNRERRSHDRHKRALSGKRSHAHKRRRTRSPISRSRSRSRSRSHSRSPDRYSRKHYHKERPRHPSRSRSRERNKAAKHSSHSRDRHGRRR
- the LOC136443455 gene encoding cyclin-L1-like isoform X1 codes for the protein MANAPFKIGDKEFSGVVITLENCLLPTERLDATPSVNDGLEHETEVDLRILGCEYIQTAGVLLRLPQTAMATGQVLFQRFFYSKSLVKHNMEIVAMACVYLASKIEEAPRRIRDTINVFHHIRQRRNNRPAQPLILDQNYINTKNQVIKAERRVLKELGFCVHVKHPHKLIVMYLQVLDCEKNRKLVQTAWNFMNDSLRTDVFVRFSPETIACACIFLAARQLKVPLPNRAHCPCHWYELFGASEEEVQEISLMILKIYARDKKNYEDLDKEVEKRRKVLQEAKLRARGLLDDQGRPVDSTTGNSSPSSRPTSPKTLSAKPSPVRDASSDKKVKREDGASSGSAHSHKENRGGRDRSRSRSSRSRSRSPRRKARSQSGSSRSSSRSRSDSGSRSRSRSPTRNGHHARLSPPRDRNRERRSHDRHKRALSGKRSHAHKRRRTRSPISRSRSRSRSRSHSRSPDRYSRKHYHKERPRHPSRSRSRERNKAAKHSSHSRDRHGRRR